One stretch of Flavobacterium sp. 9 DNA includes these proteins:
- a CDS encoding carboxypeptidase-like regulatory domain-containing protein — MKRRKIVLMISLFTQLIFAQKREVKGIVKDNLGQVLPGATITIDGTKKGTQTDFDGNYTIKVNSDQFLVFTYVGMCPEKIIANKDQINVILMQDEPIQEVIAPDVPRNRKKEKAQYLQMMKTISEKDIKTVNNKTNK; from the coding sequence ATGAAAAGGAGAAAAATAGTTTTAATGATATCTCTTTTTACGCAGTTAATTTTTGCACAAAAAAGAGAAGTTAAAGGAATTGTGAAAGATAATCTTGGGCAAGTTCTTCCTGGTGCAACAATTACTATTGATGGAACAAAAAAGGGTACTCAAACAGATTTTGATGGCAACTACACTATAAAAGTTAATTCAGATCAATTTTTGGTTTTTACTTATGTGGGAATGTGTCCGGAGAAAATTATCGCAAATAAAGATCAAATAAATGTGATTTTAATGCAAGATGAACCAATTCAAGAAGTAATCGCGCCTGATGTACCTCGTAATCGTAAAAAAGAAAAAGCTCAGTATTTGCAAATGATGAAGACAATTTCTGAGAAAGACATAAAAACAGTAAATAATAAAACAAACAAATAG
- a CDS encoding helix-turn-helix domain-containing protein — translation MEQKIHQGRNVKRFREMLGIKQEALAFNLGNDWNQKKISVLEQKDVIEDNLLKQISGALRIPVEAFQNFDEEQAINIISNTFNDHSNGYNYYPTFNINPVDKWIEALEEIKRLNLELLKSKEEHIKALEKLLKDK, via the coding sequence ATGGAACAAAAAATACATCAGGGAAGAAATGTAAAACGTTTTAGAGAAATGCTTGGCATCAAACAAGAAGCATTAGCTTTTAATTTGGGAAATGATTGGAATCAAAAGAAAATTTCTGTACTCGAGCAAAAAGATGTAATCGAAGATAATCTGTTGAAACAAATTTCAGGCGCGTTGAGAATTCCTGTTGAAGCGTTTCAGAACTTTGACGAAGAACAAGCAATAAATATCATTTCTAATACTTTTAATGATCACTCTAATGGATACAATTATTATCCAACTTTCAATATAAATCCTGTAGATAAATGGATCGAAGCTTTAGAAGAAATCAAAAGATTAAATCTTGAACTTTTGAAATCTAAAGAGGAACATATTAAAGCTTTAGAGAAATTATTAAAAGATAAATAA
- a CDS encoding GNAT family N-acetyltransferase yields the protein MITDRFTLRKLSKNDSEEILQLRSDKEINKFLGRKPSKTLEEALNFINNIIENENEELFYWAITKTGEDKLIGTICLFDFIEDSKKCEIGYELLIEYHGQGVMIEAARKVIDYASKTHGIKIIDAQTHKDNQSSTKLLQKLNFKIMEDIVENNPNLILFRLMI from the coding sequence TTGATCACTGATAGATTTACTCTTCGGAAACTTTCAAAAAATGATTCCGAAGAAATATTGCAATTGCGTTCTGACAAAGAAATAAATAAATTCCTTGGCAGAAAACCAAGCAAAACACTAGAAGAAGCCTTAAATTTCATTAACAATATAATTGAAAATGAAAATGAGGAACTTTTTTATTGGGCAATTACAAAGACTGGCGAGGATAAACTAATTGGTACAATTTGTCTCTTTGACTTTATAGAAGATTCAAAGAAATGCGAAATTGGATATGAACTTCTTATCGAATATCATGGTCAGGGAGTTATGATTGAAGCTGCGAGAAAGGTCATCGATTATGCCAGTAAAACACACGGAATAAAGATAATAGATGCACAAACACATAAAGATAACCAAAGTTCAACTAAACTTCTTCAGAAATTAAATTTTAAAATAATGGAGGATATAGTCGAAAACAATCCAAATCTTATTTTATTTAGATTGATGATTTAG
- a CDS encoding nuclease-related domain-containing protein: MCRTYNKIGSLTTLKLHLEEKKIYDFKSLKEVLDFQKSYAIFRQQLISHHENLIEEEKKRLNKDLTDLNVAIEIQRQQSVQILTNEIEQLKQELETLISTVSINLFQKLANPLKHWNYKRKIKNEEHNFDIVVKRSISKLVADYRIKSNRYQFITSHFNEAVAQSVQHSLLELERKKKTVDELDSFIYGALGEQKVVKILENLSDEYFLINDFTVSFFPAIFNRNENDYIKSVQIDHILVGPSGIFLIETKNWSEKSLKNLSLRSPIEQIKRSNFALFYLLNNEITNYHLGLDIHHWGEKKIPIKNLIVFTSAKPKEEFQYVKILTVNELVSYVKYFKPIFSYTETNRITEILLGMGEMK; encoded by the coding sequence ATGTGCAGGACTTATAATAAGATTGGTTCGCTGACGACTTTAAAATTACATTTAGAGGAAAAAAAAATCTATGACTTTAAGTCATTAAAAGAAGTTCTCGATTTTCAAAAATCATATGCAATTTTCCGACAGCAATTAATTTCTCATCACGAAAATCTAATTGAAGAAGAAAAAAAACGACTAAATAAAGATTTAACTGATTTAAATGTAGCAATCGAAATCCAAAGACAGCAGTCAGTTCAGATATTGACAAATGAAATTGAACAGCTGAAACAAGAACTTGAAACTTTAATAAGCACTGTTTCAATAAATTTATTTCAGAAACTAGCAAATCCTTTAAAACATTGGAACTATAAAAGAAAAATTAAAAACGAAGAACATAATTTTGACATTGTAGTGAAAAGGTCAATAAGTAAACTTGTTGCAGATTACCGAATCAAAAGCAATCGTTATCAATTCATAACGTCACATTTTAATGAAGCGGTAGCGCAAAGCGTTCAACATTCTTTACTAGAACTTGAAAGAAAAAAAAAGACAGTGGACGAGCTTGACAGTTTTATATATGGTGCGTTAGGAGAGCAAAAAGTTGTTAAAATATTAGAAAATTTATCTGACGAGTATTTTTTGATTAATGATTTTACAGTTTCATTTTTCCCTGCTATCTTTAATAGAAATGAAAATGATTATATAAAGTCTGTTCAAATTGACCATATACTTGTTGGACCATCAGGAATATTTCTTATTGAGACAAAGAATTGGAGTGAAAAATCATTAAAAAATTTGAGTTTACGTTCCCCAATTGAGCAAATTAAAAGGTCAAATTTTGCGTTATTTTATTTGTTAAATAATGAGATTACTAATTATCATTTAGGTTTAGACATACATCATTGGGGGGAGAAAAAAATACCAATCAAAAATCTCATTGTATTCACTAGCGCAAAACCAAAAGAAGAGTTTCAGTATGTTAAGATTTTGACTGTCAATGAACTTGTTAGTTACGTTAAATATTTTAAACCAATATTTTCATATACTGAGACAAATAGGATTACTGAAATTCTTTTAGGAATGGGTGAAATGAAATAA
- a CDS encoding WG repeat-containing protein: MENIDEMFKNDFGTLEKLNEYLNLNSLENNLDLDNLKYKIYSISPIKDSKYLFNYNGNEYEISQSDYYEDRVFYTFSFYRYTFSSRNNLFASIKSNKVAILPFFENIIFHEKFNTIICSRPPDQINLNNLNAKKLYYFDIHSRFIKEEIGLLTDLPNIAMIENEIIPISFNRNYYLENIHDYNLFEVSKRIDDDIDVYSLIDNNGILYSEDFYNTIVVNKENDNAILQKDGFIFNLNIKNRTTKRLPYNGLSDYNDNLIKVIINNSDSDKYGIIDFSGNEVIKAIFDFIDFNLEKDKFKVFNGAYEWVSNKEFRNEFETIKEKIKNPYSIREAYLEGKLLNGKWGIINSDLEHIIPVEYDWIEDYNQDLYLANIGSSIYKYASFDLEAAENFDKEISIHDQIAVFGGKWFAINKKTLQTEETKIELFLGGELLNGTPLKLSGYYD; encoded by the coding sequence ATGGAAAATATAGATGAAATGTTCAAAAACGATTTTGGAACATTAGAAAAGTTAAATGAATACTTAAATCTAAATTCTTTAGAGAATAATTTAGATTTAGATAATTTAAAATATAAGATTTACTCCATTTCACCTATTAAAGATTCCAAATATTTGTTTAATTACAATGGAAATGAATATGAAATATCTCAATCTGATTATTATGAAGATCGTGTTTTTTATACCTTTTCATTTTACAGATATACATTTTCTTCTAGGAACAATTTATTTGCGTCTATTAAATCTAATAAGGTTGCTATTTTGCCTTTTTTTGAAAATATTATTTTCCACGAAAAGTTTAATACAATTATTTGTTCCAGACCTCCTGACCAAATTAATCTAAATAATTTAAACGCAAAAAAACTGTATTACTTTGATATACATAGTAGATTTATTAAAGAAGAAATAGGTTTGCTAACTGATTTGCCAAATATCGCAATGATTGAGAATGAAATTATTCCTATTTCATTTAATCGAAATTATTATTTAGAAAATATACATGATTATAACCTATTTGAAGTCTCTAAAAGAATAGATGATGATATTGACGTTTATAGTCTTATCGATAATAATGGTATTTTGTATAGCGAAGATTTTTATAATACAATTGTTGTGAACAAAGAAAATGATAATGCTATTCTTCAAAAAGATGGTTTTATTTTTAATTTGAATATAAAAAATCGGACAACTAAAAGATTGCCTTATAATGGATTATCTGATTATAATGATAATTTAATTAAAGTGATTATTAATAATTCCGATTCAGATAAATACGGAATTATCGATTTTAGTGGTAATGAGGTAATCAAGGCAATCTTCGATTTTATTGATTTTAATCTTGAAAAAGATAAATTCAAAGTTTTTAATGGTGCTTATGAATGGGTTTCTAACAAGGAATTTCGAAATGAATTTGAAACAATAAAAGAAAAGATTAAAAATCCATATAGCATTAGAGAAGCTTATTTAGAAGGTAAACTATTGAATGGAAAATGGGGAATTATTAATTCGGATTTAGAACATATTATTCCTGTTGAATATGATTGGATCGAGGATTATAATCAAGATTTATATCTAGCAAATATTGGAAGTAGTATTTATAAATATGCATCTTTTGATTTAGAAGCTGCAGAAAATTTTGATAAAGAGATTTCGATTCACGATCAGATAGCTGTTTTTGGCGGAAAGTGGTTTGCAATAAATAAAAAAACATTGCAAACTGAAGAAACTAAAATAGAACTGTTTTTGGGTGGGGAATTGCTAAATGGGACACCTTTAAAATTAAGCGGATATTACGATTAA
- a CDS encoding GIY-YIG nuclease family protein has translation MDFIVYILFSESKNRFYIGFTSNLEERLIRHNQKSKGFTENVNDWKVIYTENYETKELAHKRELQIKSWKSRIKIQELIKNKD, from the coding sequence ATGGATTTTATAGTTTACATTTTATTTAGTGAAAGCAAGAATAGATTTTACATTGGATTTACCTCTAATTTAGAAGAAAGACTTATTCGTCATAACCAAAAAAGCAAAGGTTTTACAGAAAATGTAAATGACTGGAAAGTAATTTATACTGAGAACTATGAAACCAAAGAACTCGCGCATAAAAGAGAATTACAAATTAAGTCATGGAAAAGCAGAATTAAAATTCAAGAATTAATAAAAAATAAAGATTAG
- a CDS encoding ABC transporter ATP-binding protein yields the protein MARFQENDLPKAKLDSNSLQKAFRIFKYGKGHKWKFFLGLIFLLLTSATALAFPKLMGMLVDCVTNKNLDRANEIAVGLMVILTLQAIFSFFRISLFVNFTENSLSNIRFALYENLVKLPMSFYSQKRVGELNSRISADISQLQDTFTTTIAEFLRQLILIVGGFVILGNISPKLTLMMLAIVPIVAVAAVIFGRFIRKYGKKTQDKVAESQVIVEETLQGISNVKAFANEWYEIQRYKNKIKEIVKIAIKGGQYRGYFASFIILCLFGCVVAVVWYGITLTIKGEVEGVGDLISFVLYTTFIGASFGGIAEMYAQIQKAVGATERVFELLEETPEAINANPKTSPIEKIKGIVSFENVAFSYPSRKEVQVLKDVNFSAEFGQKIAIVGPSGAGKSTISSLLLRFYDITSGEILVDGKNIYDYDLENLRGNMSIVPQDVILFGGTIRENIAYGKPDATNEEIMLAAKQANALNFVEGFPEKFETLVGERGVKLSGGQRQRIAIARALLKNPSILILDEATSSLDSESEKLVQEALEVLMEGRTSIIIAHRLSTIRNADKILILDNGIITEEGTHQELINLENGIYKNLSNLQFSNS from the coding sequence ATGGCAAGATTTCAAGAAAATGATTTACCTAAGGCTAAATTAGACTCTAATTCACTTCAAAAAGCTTTCAGAATTTTTAAATACGGCAAAGGTCATAAATGGAAATTTTTCCTGGGTTTGATCTTCTTATTATTAACGAGTGCCACTGCCCTCGCCTTTCCTAAATTAATGGGAATGTTGGTTGATTGTGTTACCAACAAAAACCTTGACAGAGCAAACGAAATTGCCGTTGGATTAATGGTAATCCTTACGCTTCAAGCTATCTTCTCTTTTTTCAGAATTTCTCTTTTTGTAAATTTTACTGAGAATTCGTTATCTAATATTCGTTTTGCTTTGTATGAAAATCTGGTAAAACTACCAATGTCTTTTTACTCTCAAAAACGTGTTGGAGAATTAAATAGTAGAATAAGTGCTGATATCTCGCAATTACAAGACACTTTTACGACTACAATTGCAGAGTTTTTACGTCAATTAATCCTAATTGTTGGAGGATTTGTTATTCTGGGAAATATCAGTCCAAAATTGACTTTAATGATGTTGGCAATTGTGCCAATAGTTGCCGTTGCTGCCGTTATTTTTGGAAGATTTATTCGTAAATACGGAAAGAAAACACAAGATAAAGTAGCCGAAAGTCAGGTTATCGTTGAAGAAACACTTCAGGGAATTAGTAACGTAAAAGCTTTCGCTAATGAATGGTACGAAATTCAACGTTATAAAAACAAAATAAAAGAAATTGTAAAAATCGCTATTAAAGGTGGTCAATATCGTGGTTATTTTGCTTCGTTTATCATTTTATGTCTTTTTGGATGCGTAGTTGCAGTAGTTTGGTACGGAATCACATTGACCATAAAAGGTGAAGTTGAAGGTGTTGGAGATTTAATTTCATTTGTACTTTATACAACGTTTATTGGAGCTTCTTTTGGCGGAATTGCTGAAATGTACGCTCAAATTCAGAAAGCGGTTGGAGCAACAGAACGTGTTTTTGAATTATTAGAAGAAACTCCGGAAGCGATCAATGCAAATCCAAAAACATCTCCAATTGAGAAAATTAAAGGGATTGTTTCTTTCGAGAATGTTGCATTTAGTTACCCTTCAAGAAAAGAAGTTCAGGTTTTGAAAGATGTAAATTTCTCAGCAGAATTTGGACAAAAGATTGCGATTGTTGGTCCAAGTGGAGCCGGAAAATCTACTATTTCTTCGCTTTTATTACGTTTTTACGATATCACTTCGGGAGAAATCCTTGTTGATGGAAAAAATATCTACGATTATGATTTAGAAAATCTTCGTGGAAACATGAGTATTGTGCCTCAGGATGTTATTCTTTTTGGAGGAACAATTAGAGAGAATATTGCTTACGGAAAACCTGATGCAACAAATGAAGAAATTATGCTGGCTGCAAAACAAGCAAATGCTTTGAACTTTGTAGAAGGGTTTCCGGAGAAATTCGAAACTTTGGTTGGAGAACGCGGTGTAAAATTATCAGGCGGACAACGTCAACGTATTGCGATTGCAAGAGCATTGCTTAAAAACCCGAGTATTTTGATTCTGGACGAAGCAACATCATCATTAGATAGCGAAAGCGAGAAACTGGTTCAGGAAGCTTTAGAAGTATTAATGGAAGGAAGAACGAGCATTATTATTGCGCACCGTCTTTCGACTATTAGAAACGCTGATAAAATATTAATTCTGGATAACGGAATAATAACAGAAGAAGGAACACATCAGGAATTAATAAATCTTGAAAACGGGATTTATAAAAACTTAAGTAATTTACAGTTTAGTAATTCTTAA
- a CDS encoding proline dehydrogenase family protein yields the protein MEKIFDNTQVAFSLKSDTELDRAYFLFKMIDSQPLVRIGTAVTNFAIKANLPVEGLIRATVFDHFCGGVNEDDCITVVDKMFTKGVSSVLDYSVEGKEEEEQFDAALEMTLKTIEFAKERLAIPFAVFKPTGFGRFELYEKLGEKQTLTPAEQAEWDRVVARFDHVCGEAHRKDVALLIDGEESWMQDAADDLVTDMMRKYNKEKAIVFNTLQMYRWDRLDYLKKLHEIAKNEGFFIGMKLVRGAYMEKENKRAEEKNYVSPICVSKEATDVNYDAAVHYMLEHLEIMSIFAGTHNELSSYKLMEMMQEKGIAKNDNKIWFGQLYGMSDNISYNLAENGYNVAKYLPFGPVKDVMPYLIRRAEENTSVAGQTSRELSMIKAERKRRKGK from the coding sequence ATGGAAAAAATATTCGATAACACTCAAGTTGCATTTTCACTAAAAAGCGATACGGAACTTGATAGAGCTTATTTTCTTTTTAAAATGATCGACAGTCAACCCTTAGTGAGGATAGGAACTGCTGTTACCAATTTTGCTATTAAAGCAAATCTTCCGGTAGAAGGATTAATTCGTGCAACTGTTTTTGACCATTTTTGTGGTGGTGTAAACGAAGACGATTGTATTACAGTGGTAGACAAAATGTTTACAAAAGGTGTTTCGTCTGTTTTAGATTATTCAGTTGAAGGAAAAGAAGAGGAAGAGCAATTTGATGCTGCCTTAGAAATGACTTTAAAAACCATTGAATTTGCTAAAGAACGTTTAGCGATTCCGTTTGCTGTTTTTAAGCCAACAGGTTTTGGTCGTTTTGAATTGTATGAAAAATTAGGAGAAAAACAAACATTAACTCCGGCAGAACAAGCTGAGTGGGATAGAGTAGTAGCCCGTTTTGATCATGTTTGTGGTGAAGCGCACAGAAAAGATGTGGCTTTATTAATTGATGGTGAAGAAAGCTGGATGCAAGATGCTGCTGATGATCTTGTTACAGATATGATGCGTAAGTATAATAAAGAGAAAGCAATCGTTTTCAATACTTTACAAATGTACCGTTGGGATCGTTTAGATTATTTGAAAAAACTACATGAAATTGCCAAAAACGAAGGATTCTTTATTGGAATGAAATTAGTTCGTGGTGCTTACATGGAAAAAGAAAACAAAAGAGCGGAAGAGAAAAATTATGTTTCGCCAATTTGTGTTTCTAAAGAAGCTACAGATGTTAATTATGATGCTGCTGTACATTATATGTTAGAGCATTTAGAGATAATGTCAATTTTTGCAGGAACTCACAACGAATTGAGTTCTTATAAATTGATGGAAATGATGCAGGAAAAAGGAATTGCCAAAAACGATAATAAAATCTGGTTTGGACAATTATACGGAATGAGCGATAATATTAGCTACAATTTAGCCGAAAACGGTTATAATGTTGCTAAATACCTTCCATTTGGACCTGTAAAAGACGTTATGCCGTACTTGATTCGTCGTGCTGAAGAAAATACTTCTGTTGCCGGTCAAACAAGTCGCGAATTGTCAATGATTAAAGCAGAACGCAAACGTAGAAAAGGGAAATAG
- the aroB gene encoding 3-dehydroquinate synthase: MQSIQANNYLVHFNQNAYEALNNHLKETKYSNLFIIVDNETNEYCLPKFLPLLETDLTIEIIEFESGEANKNIETCIEIWNVLTELGADRKSLVINLGGGVVTDLGGFVASTFKRGVDFINIPTTLLSMVDASVGGKTGVDLGNLKNQIGVINVPQMVLIDTQYLDTLSQSEMRSGLAEMLKHGLIYDAAYWKQFLDLKAIDFADFDALIYRSVEIKNDIVIQDPTEKNIRKALNFGHTLGHAIESYFLESETKTTLLHGEAIAIGMILESYISLHKGLITAEEYAEIKTAIKGIYDDVKVEENDIDPILELLIHDKKNEYGLIQFALIEGIGKIKINQSVENKLILDAFQDYKS, encoded by the coding sequence ATGCAATCTATTCAAGCCAATAATTATCTCGTACATTTTAACCAAAATGCATACGAAGCCCTAAATAATCATTTAAAGGAAACTAAATACTCTAATTTGTTTATTATAGTTGATAATGAGACAAATGAATATTGCTTACCTAAATTTTTACCACTTCTTGAAACTGATTTAACGATTGAAATTATTGAATTTGAATCTGGTGAAGCCAATAAAAATATTGAAACTTGTATTGAAATCTGGAATGTTTTAACAGAACTTGGTGCTGACAGAAAATCACTTGTAATTAATCTTGGCGGCGGTGTTGTTACGGATTTAGGTGGTTTTGTGGCTTCGACTTTTAAACGTGGAGTTGATTTTATAAACATCCCAACTACTTTATTATCTATGGTTGACGCTTCTGTTGGAGGAAAAACAGGAGTTGATCTAGGAAATCTTAAAAACCAAATAGGCGTAATTAACGTACCTCAAATGGTATTAATTGATACGCAATATCTTGATACTTTATCGCAAAGCGAAATGCGTTCTGGTTTGGCAGAAATGCTAAAACATGGTTTAATCTATGATGCAGCTTATTGGAAACAGTTTTTAGATTTGAAAGCCATTGATTTTGCTGATTTTGATGCATTGATTTATCGTTCTGTCGAAATCAAAAATGATATTGTAATTCAGGATCCAACTGAGAAAAACATTCGTAAAGCTTTAAATTTCGGGCATACATTAGGGCACGCAATCGAAAGTTACTTTCTGGAAAGTGAAACTAAAACAACATTATTACATGGTGAAGCTATTGCTATTGGAATGATTTTGGAAAGTTATATTTCGTTACACAAAGGTTTAATTACAGCCGAAGAATATGCTGAAATCAAAACTGCCATAAAAGGTATTTATGATGATGTAAAAGTGGAAGAAAATGACATCGATCCGATTCTTGAATTGCTAATTCACGACAAAAAAAATGAGTACGGTTTAATTCAATTTGCATTAATTGAAGGAATCGGAAAAATAAAAATTAATCAATCCGTTGAAAATAAATTGATTCTAGACGCGTTTCAAGATTATAAATCTTAA
- a CDS encoding arginine decarboxylase gives MNTKYSDLINQTYYFPQEEFKLNKDNLQFHNIDLMKLVEQYGTPLKFTYLPQISENINKAKAWFRKSMEKNKYDAKYFYCYCTKSSHFEYIMNEAFKNNIHIETSSAFDVNIVENLLENGKINKSTYVICNGFKRDEYISNIARLINSGHKNTIPIIDNYEELDLLQAEIKGKFKIGIRIAAEEEPKFEFYTSRLGIGYKNIVSFYKKQIQENDKLELKMLHFFINTGINDTSYYWNELVKCIKVYIALKKECPTLDGLNIGGGFPIKNSLAFEYDYQYMIDEIINQIKIACDEAEVDVPNIFTEFGSFTVGESGGAIYQILYQKQQNDREKWNMIDSSFITTLPDTWAINKRFIMLAVNRWNDTYERVLLGGLTCDSDDYYNSEQNMNAIYLPKYSKEKPLYIGFFNTGAYQETIGGYGGLHHCLIPQPKHILIDRDENGILATEVFSEQQTSDDVLKILGYRKKA, from the coding sequence ATGAATACAAAATATTCTGATCTAATTAATCAAACTTACTATTTCCCGCAAGAGGAATTCAAATTAAATAAAGACAACTTACAATTTCACAACATTGATTTGATGAAATTAGTTGAACAATATGGTACACCATTAAAATTTACATATTTACCGCAGATTTCTGAGAATATTAATAAGGCAAAAGCCTGGTTCAGAAAATCAATGGAAAAGAATAAATACGATGCAAAATACTTCTATTGTTATTGTACAAAAAGCTCTCATTTTGAATATATTATGAATGAAGCTTTCAAGAATAACATTCACATAGAAACGTCTTCAGCATTTGACGTTAATATTGTAGAGAATTTGCTTGAAAATGGTAAAATCAACAAAAGTACTTATGTAATTTGCAATGGTTTTAAGAGAGACGAATACATTAGTAATATTGCACGATTAATCAATAGCGGACATAAAAATACTATTCCGATTATTGATAATTATGAAGAATTAGATTTGCTTCAGGCTGAAATAAAAGGAAAATTCAAAATCGGAATCCGTATTGCAGCTGAGGAAGAGCCTAAATTTGAGTTTTATACTTCAAGATTAGGAATTGGATATAAAAACATAGTTTCGTTCTATAAAAAACAAATTCAGGAAAATGACAAATTAGAGCTTAAAATGCTTCACTTTTTCATTAATACCGGAATAAACGATACATCATATTACTGGAATGAGTTAGTAAAATGTATTAAAGTATACATTGCACTTAAAAAGGAATGCCCTACTCTTGATGGTTTGAACATTGGAGGTGGTTTCCCGATTAAAAACTCACTTGCATTCGAATATGATTACCAATACATGATTGATGAAATCATCAATCAGATTAAAATTGCATGCGATGAAGCTGAAGTTGATGTTCCAAACATTTTTACAGAATTTGGATCATTTACAGTAGGTGAAAGCGGTGGCGCAATCTATCAGATTTTGTATCAAAAACAACAAAATGATAGAGAAAAATGGAACATGATTGATTCATCATTCATTACCACTTTGCCGGATACTTGGGCTATAAATAAACGTTTTATTATGTTGGCGGTAAACCGTTGGAATGATACATACGAGCGGGTTTTATTAGGAGGATTGACTTGTGATAGTGACGATTATTACAACTCAGAACAAAATATGAACGCCATTTATTTGCCTAAATACAGCAAAGAAAAACCATTATACATTGGTTTCTTTAATACTGGTGCGTATCAGGAAACTATTGGAGGATACGGTGGTTTACATCACTGTTTGATTCCGCAACCTAAACATATTTTAATCGATCGTGATGAAAATGGCATTTTAGCGACTGAAGTTTTCTCAGAACAACAAACTTCTGACGACGTATTGAAAATTTTAGGTTACAGAAAAAAAGCATAA
- a CDS encoding deoxyhypusine synthase family protein: MKGPISQFIEKHYLHFNSASLVDAAKAYEQQLANGAKMMVSMAGAMSTAEIGKIFAEIIRQDKVQIISCTGANLEEDIMNLVAHSHYERVPNYRDLTPEDEWALLERGLNRVTDTCIPEHEAFRRLQKHIYKIWKDADDKGERYFPHEFMYKMLLSGVLEEYYEIDLKDSWMYAAAEKNLPIIVPGWEDSTMGNIFASYVIKGELKASTMKSGIEYMTFLADWYPKNSTNGIGFFQIGGGIAGDFPICVVPMLYQDMEMHDIPFWSYFCQISDSTTSYGSYSGAVPNEKITWGKLDVKTPKFIIESDATIVAPLIFAYLLDL; this comes from the coding sequence ATGAAAGGACCAATCAGTCAGTTTATTGAAAAACATTATTTACACTTTAACTCTGCTTCTTTAGTTGATGCTGCAAAAGCATACGAACAACAATTGGCAAATGGTGCAAAAATGATGGTAAGTATGGCTGGCGCTATGAGTACAGCAGAAATTGGTAAAATTTTTGCCGAAATTATCAGACAAGATAAAGTTCAGATTATTTCATGTACTGGAGCCAATCTAGAAGAAGACATCATGAATTTAGTGGCACACTCTCACTACGAAAGAGTACCAAACTATCGTGATTTGACACCAGAAGACGAGTGGGCTTTACTTGAAAGAGGATTAAATCGTGTTACTGACACTTGTATTCCTGAACATGAAGCTTTCCGTCGTTTACAAAAACACATTTATAAAATCTGGAAAGATGCAGATGATAAAGGTGAGCGTTATTTCCCACATGAATTCATGTATAAAATGCTATTATCGGGCGTTTTAGAAGAATATTACGAAATAGATCTAAAAGATAGCTGGATGTATGCTGCAGCAGAGAAAAATTTACCTATTATTGTTCCGGGATGGGAAGATAGTACAATGGGAAATATCTTTGCTTCATACGTAATCAAAGGAGAATTAAAAGCTTCTACCATGAAATCAGGAATTGAATATATGACATTCCTTGCAGATTGGTATCCAAAAAATAGTACTAACGGAATTGGATTTTTCCAAATTGGTGGTGGTATTGCAGGAGATTTTCCTATTTGTGTGGTACCAATGTTGTATCAGGATATGGAAATGCATGATATTCCATTCTGGAGTTATTTCTGCCAGATTTCAGATTCAACAACTAGTTACGGATCTTATTCCGGAGCAGTTCCAAACGAGAAAATCACTTGGGGTAAATTAGATGTTAAAACCCCTAAATTTATTATTGAGTCGGATGCTACAATTGTTGCACCGTTAATTTTTGCTTATTTATTAGATTTATAG